From the Streptomyces sp. NBC_00390 genome, the window TCAGGTCAGGGGTGAACTGGACGCGCTTGGTGTCGAGTTGAAGCGATGCGGCCAAGGCACGGACCAGCAGAGTCTTGGCGACTCCGGGGACTCCTTCGAGGAGAACGTGACCGCGGCAGAGCAGGGCCACGACGAGCCCGGTGACAGCGGGGTCCTGGCCGACCACGGCCTTGGCGATCTCGGTGCGCAGTGCCTCCAGGGAGGTGCGGGCGCTGTCCGAGTGCTCAGCTGTCTCGGGGGTCGGGGCGCTCATGAAGTGCGTACCTCTCTTTCGAGGGCGTCGAGTTGGTCAGCCAGTTGGATGAGGGCGGTGTCATCGGCCGGAGCCGGGCCGAAGAGAAGGGCATGGATGTCCCGTTCTCCGGTGGGGAGATGGGTCGAGACCGCGGGCAGCAGGGTTTCGGGGGAGTGGGCGTCGACGAGGTGGACGCCGAGGATCGGGGCCAACCGGGTGCGGGTGGCGGAGCGCAGGGAGGCGGCCGCGCGGTCGCGGGCGTTCGCATTGCGATAGAGGCGGGCGCGGCCCTCGGTGGATTCCGAGGCGCGGACGGCGACCGGGAGCCGTTCCGTGACCAGCGGGCCGAGTCGGCGGGCGCGCCAGATGGCGGCGAGGGCGGCGGCGACAGCGAGTTGGAGTGTGCCCCAGAGCCAGCCGGACGGGATCAGATCGAGGAACGTGCTGCTGGCGTCCTCGTCACCCTCGTTGCCGCTTTCGGTTCCGGTTCCGGTGCCGTCCTCCTGGGTGGCTGAGGCATCGCTGAGTGAAGGGAGATACCAGACCAGTTCAGGGCGGGAACCGAGGAGTTGCAGAGCCAGGGAGGCGTTGCCGTGCTTGTCCAGACGTTCGTTGAAGAGGATGTTCGGGGAGCCGAGCAGCACGGTGTCGCCACCGTCGGCGGCGTCCAACCGGACCAGGGTGGGCAGTCCGCCGCTCGGGTAGCAGCTGTCGGCGCCGGGCGCATCGGTGTCGTAGCGCTCACCGCCGAGTTCGGCACTGCCCGCACGGTCGGCGGCCGGGTAGCTGCATCGAGGGTCGAGGGTCGACACCTTGGTCGGGGCGTCGGTGAACACGCCGGGAGCCAGGGTGTCGGCAGACGCCGGGCCGGCGGCCACCAGGACCATTCGTCCGCCGGACGCGTCCGCTGCCGTGTGCAGCACCTCCTGTTGACCCGTCGTCAAGAGATCGGGTGTGGCTACGAGAAGGGTGGTGTCGGGCCCGACGGCGTTCGCCGCCTCGTCGAGTGTGGTGACCACATGGGTGGAGACACCGCGGTCCTTGAGAAGTTCGGCGACGGCGCGGCTGCCGTAGGGGTCGGCGGAGCGGGGATCGAGGCGGCCGTGCTGGTCGCCGGAGTACAGGGCCGCGATCGCGATCCCGGCAGCGACAAGCAGCGCGAGTGCGAGCAGCGGGCCACGGACGCGGACCCATACCTGGCGGTTGCCGGGCGAAAGGGAGGTGGAGCCGGTGGCAACCTCGGTCATTCGGCTGCTCCTTGGGCCGCGTCGCTCAGCTGGGGCTTGGCGTGCTCCAGTTCGAGGTCCAGATCCCGCAGGGCTTCGTACGCGCGCCGGTAGCTGGTGCGGCCACCGTACGTGACGTCGTCGAACTCCCGGGCGCCTGCACGCAGTCCGGTCGCATGGGCGGGGAGGGCACGGCCGGCTTCGGCGGCGGCCTCGTCGGCGGTGCGACCAGGGCGTGGGTCGAGCAGGGTGCGCTCCTCGAGCGAGCGGACCAGGCCGCGCATGCGTTCCTGGACGGCTTGGTTCCAGCGACCCGCGGCGGCATGGGCCTCTGCGGCGGCGCGGTGCTGGTCGGCGCTGCGCGGGCTGTCCTCGAACAAGGCGTCCGAGGAGCCAGGAGTGCGTTGGGGGGTGCCCAGTCGCCACCAGAGGGCGGCGACCAGGCCGATGACGACGAGGATGATGACAACCAGCCCGAGCAGTCCCCCGGGAGCGACACCTGAGGCGGAGGAGAAAAGCCCGCCGACCCACTCCCAGAAGCGGTCGAGGCCGCGCTCAAGGAGGTTCGGGTCGTTCTCGTGGTACATCGGCTTGGACAACTCCCGCTCCGCCGCCTCGCGGGCGGGGAGTCGAGGAGTGTCCACCGGTACGTCGTCGCTTGCTCGGGTCAGCAGGTGTGCTGCCGTTGCGCCCCCCGCGAAGTGCATCCCGTCAGCCCCCGGCGGAGTGGTTGCCCGGCGGCTCGGAGCCGTAGCCGGAAACGCCCGCGGCCCGTGCGAGTTCGAGGTCCAGTGCCTCGCGGCGGATGCGCTGGTCGATGTAGAGGAGGACCGACACACCCGCCGAGATCGGGTAGGTGATCGAGGAGGCGATCACCGAGCCGATGCCGGTGATGATCAGGAACGGCCAGCCGAAGTCCGGATTGTTCCCCGAGAAGAGGTCGCTGAGGCTCTGGGAGTCGGCTGCGAAGCCGGCGATGGTGAACGGGATCGCGATGATCATGGTCACCAGGAAGGTGAGCAGCACCGTCAGCGCCAGGATTCCGAAGATCCGCCACCACGTGCCCTGGACCAGCTTGGCGGAGCGGCGCAGCGAAGTGATGACGCCGCCGCGTTCCAGCATGAGCGCGGGGGAGGCGAGGGCGAACCGGATCCAGAGCCAGACGATGACACCGCATGCGGCGATGCCGCCGGCCACGGACAGGGCGATGCCGGCGCCGCCGATGAGCAGGCCAGGGAGGACGCCGACGAACATGATGCCGGCGCACATGAAGGGCACCAGCAGGGTCAGGCCCAGCAGCTGAGGCAGCCGGGGGCGGGCCTCCCTCCAGGCGTCGGAGAGTGTCACGGGACGCCCGAGCACCGAGCGGCTGATCACCACGGTGAGTACGGCGGTGGTGAGAAGCGTGCCGATCACGGTGATGAGCAGTGTCGGGCCCAGCGCGATCAGGCTGGCCTGCATCGATTCGAGCGACTGCTCCAGCGCTTCCGAGGGGGTGGCGTCGGGATCGACATCAGGAGGCTCGGGGAGCAGATAACGCTCCACGAGGATGCTGCAGATCTGCGTGATGACGGAGACGGTGATCGTCACGCCGAGGACGGTGCGCCAGTGGGCACGCAGGGTGGACACGGCGCCGTCGAGGATCTCGCCCACGCCGAGCGGGCGCAGCGGAATGACACCGGGCTTGGCGGCCGGCGGCATGCCCCAGCCGCTGCCGGGCCGGCCACCGCCCCAGCCCGGAGGCGGTGGTCCCGGGACCGGGTGAGGGCCGGGACCGGTCGGTGCGGACCACTGTCCGGGGGGTGGCTGCTCGCTGGACCACTTCGAAGCGGGGCCGCTCTCGTCGGCGGGCTCGGACGGCCGGGGCACGCTGCTGTTGTGCCCTTCGGAGGGAGCCGATCCGGGCGAGGCCCAGCCCGGAGTGTCGTTCACAGTTGTCCACCTCATGCATTGGGGCCGGTTTGCGGAACCGGCGCGTTCATGGTGTTCGTACGGCCGTCGGGGCGGCCGGTTGGCAGCCATCGTGCCACGCGTCGGCTGCTGGTGGGCCAGGCCGTCTCGCACCTTCGTTCCTTCAATGTCGAAGGCTCAGCGGGCAGACTGGGCGGATGGACGATCAGTACGCACAAAGCCCGGCTGCGGGCGAGCAGTCGATGCTGCCGACGCTGCGCTGGGACGAGCCGCCCGAAGGCCCCGTACTGGTGCTTCTCGACCAGACCCGGCTGCCTGCCGAGGAGGTCGAGCTGCCGTGCACCGATGTTCCTGCGCTGGTACTGGCCATCCAGACACTCGCGGTACGCGGCGCGCCGGTGCTGGGCATCGCCGGTGCCTACGGTGTGGCGCTGGCCGCCGCGCGGGGCTTCGACGTCGAGGAGGCGGCGGTCCTGCTGGAGCACGCGCGGCCCACCGCGGTGAATCTGGGCTACGGGGTGCGGCGAGCGGTCGCCGCGTACCGGACGGCGCTGGCGAAGGGGGCGGACGTCGAGGAAGCGGCGCGTTCGGTACTCGCGGCGGCCAAGGCGCTGCACCGGGCTGACGCCGAGGCCAGTCGGCGGATGGCCGGGCACGGGCTGGCGCTCCTGGAGGAGCTGATGCCCGGCGGCGGGCACCGGATCCTGACGCACTGCAACACCGGGGCGCTGGTGTCGGGCGGGGAGGGCACGGCGTTCGCCGTCGCGCTCGCCTCGCACCGGGCCGGTCGGCTGCGGCGGCTGTGGGTGGACGAGACGCGTCCCCTGCTGCAAGGGGCGCGCCTGACCACGTACGAGGCGGCGCGCAACGGGATGTCGTACACACTGCTCACGGACAGTGCCGCGGGGTCGCTGTTCTCGGCCGGTCAGGTGGATGCCGTGCTGATCGGCGCCGATCGGATCGCGGCGGACGGCTCGGTGGCCAACAAGGTGGGCAGCTACCCTCTGGCCGTGTTGGCGAAGTACCACCATGTGCCGTTCATCGTGGTCGCGCCAACGACAACGGTGGATCCGGGTACCTCGGACGGGGCGTCGATCGAGGTGGAACAGCGGGCCGGGCACGAAGTGACGGAGATCGGGGTGCCGCGGTTCGACGCGGCCGGGATGGGCGGCGGTGGAGGGCTGTCGACGGCACCTCTGGGGACCCAGGCGTACAATCCCGCCTTCGACGTCACTCCGCCCGATCTGGTGACGGCGATCGTCACCGAGGAAGGTGTGTTGTCCCCGGTCACGAGGGGCGGAATTGCAGAGCTGTGTGTCAGGTCACGACAGGTAACGATTAGATAATGGGATGATGTCGACTATGAAGGGACGAGTCCTTGTCGTCGACGACGACACCGCACTGGCCGAGATGCTCGGGATTGTGCTGCGTGGTGAGGGTTTCGAGCCGTCGTTCGTAGCGGACGGCGACAAGGCGCTTGCCGCCTTCCGGGAGGCCAAGCCGGATCTGGTGCTGCTGGACCTGATGCTGCCCGGACGGGACGGCATCGAGGTGTGCCGGCTGATCCGGGCCGAGTCCGGGGTGCCCATCGTGATGCTCACCGCCAAGAGCGACACCGTCGATGTGGTGGTCGGGCTGGAGTCCGGCGCCGATGACTACATCGTCAAGCCGTTCAAGCCGAAGGAGCTGGTGGCCCGTATCCGGGCGCGGCTGCGGAGGTCGGAGGAGCCCGCGCCGGAGCAGCTGGCGATCGGTGATCTGGTCATCGATGTCGCTGGTCACTCCGTGAAGCGGGACGGGCAGTCGATAGCCCTGACCCCGCTCGAGTTCGACCTGCTGGTCGCGCTGGCGCGCAAGCCGTGGCAGGTGTTCACCCGTGAGGTGCTCCTCGAGCAGGTTTGGGGCTACCGGCACGCGGCGGACACGCGGCTGGTCAACGTCCATGTGCAGCGGCTGCGCTCCAAGGTCGAGAAGGACCCGGAGCGGCCGGAGATCGTGGTGACCGTGCGCGGTGTCGGCTACAAGGCCGGGCCGAGCTGACATGTCCATAGGCAGTGGTGCTCCGAAGCCCGGGGAGCCGGGAGTCCGTACGGAGCGGACTGCCGGACCGGGGCGCAGGCCCTCGCGACTCGGCCGTCTGCTCCATGGCGGCCCGCTTCTCCAGGACGGCGCGTCCGGCGGGCCGGTGCCCCGGCTTCTCATGCGCTGGGTGCGCCGCCCGTTGCTGCCCGCTGTTCGCCTGTGGCGGCGGAACATCCAGCTCAGGGTGGTCGCGAGCACGCTGCTGATGTCACTCGGTGTCGTGGTGCTGTTGGGCTTCGTGGTCATCGGGCAGGTGCGCAACGGCCTTCTCGACGCCAAGAGCAAGGCCGCGCAGAGCCAGGCGGCCGGCGGTTTCGCGGTGGCCACGGACAGGGCCAATGCCCCCTTGGGGCCCGGCGGCGCCGACGACGGCAGGAATACGCGCAACTCGTGGCGCCAGGACCTGGTGGTGCAGCTGGCCAGCGGTGGCCAGGGCGCGTTCAACGTGGTGGCGCTCAGCGCCGACGCCGAGGGCGGCGGCTCGAGCCGTGGACCTCGGACCTCGGGAGACGTGGACCCCGCCAGCATCCCCGAGAGCCTGCGGGAAGCAGTGGGGCAGGGGACGGGGACGTTCGAGACCTATTTGCGCATCCGGTACACCGATGATGTGCGTGAGCCCGAGCCCGGGCTGGTCGTCGGCACCCGGCTGAACGACATCGAGGGCAATCCGTACGAGCTGTACTACGTCTTCCCGCTGGCGCAGGAGGAGCAGTCCCTCAGTCTGGTCAGAGGCACGCTGGCAACGGCCGGCCTGTTCGTCGTGGTCCTGCTGGGTGCCATCGCCTGGCTTGTCGTGCGCCAGATCGTCACTCCTGTGCGGATGGCCGCGGGGATCGCCGAGCGGCTCGCCGCGGGCCGCCTGCAGGAGCGCATGAAGGTCACCGGCGAGGACGACATCGCCCGGCTGGGCGAAGCATTCAACAAAATGGCCCAGAACCTGCAGCTGAAGATCCAGCAGCTGGAGGAGCTCTCCAGGATGCAGCGGCGCTTCGTCTCCGACGTCTCGCACGAACTGCGCACACCGCTGACGACCGTGCGGATGGCCGCAGATGTCATCCATGAGGCGCGCAGAGACTTCGACCCGGTGACCGCGCGCTCCGCCGAGCTGCTCGGCGACCAGCTCGACCGCTTCGAGTCGCTGCTGTCCGACCTGCTGGAGATCAGCCGGTTCGACGCGGGAGCAGCCGCGCTGGAGGCCGAGCCGATAGACCTGCGCGAGGTCGTACGGCGGGTGATCGGCGGGGCCGAGCCACTGGCCGAGCGCAAGGGCTCCCGGATACGGGTGGTCGGCGACGAGCAGCCGGTGGTGGCGGAGGCCGATGCCCGGCGCGTGGAGCGTGTACTGCGCAATCTGGTGGTCAATGCCGTGGAGCACGGGGACGGCAAGGACGTGGTGGTCCGCCTGGCGGCAGCCGGCGGGGCCGTCGCGATCGCCGTGCGGGACTACGGTGTGGGACTCAAGCCGGGCGAGGCGACCCGGGTGTTCAACCGCTTCTGGCGGGCGGATCCGGCACGGGCCCGTACCACCGGCGGCACCGGCCTCGGCCTGTCCATCGCCGTCGAGGACGCCCGGCTGCACGGCGGCTGGCTGCAGGCGTGGGGCGAGCCGGGCGGCGGTTCGCAGTTCCGCCTGACCCTGCCCCGCACGGCGGACGAGCCGCTGCGCGGGTCACCGATACCGCTCGAGCCCGAGGACTCGAGGCAGAACCGGGAGCGGTCGGAGTCATCTGCGGGCCCTAAGTCCAGCGGGCACCGGCTGGCCTCCCTGCCGTCTCAGCCGGGCCCGGAGCTCGCTCCGCTGGGTGCCCCCCCGCGTAGGGCGCCGCATGGTGTGGACCCCGCGGCTCTGCCGGGCAGCGGCGCCCGTGTGGTGGCCAGGCCCGCGGCGGAGCGGGGCGAGGCCGCAGCGACACAGGTTTCTTCGGACCGGGAGGACACGACTCGTGGGCGCTGACCCCCGTCGTAACGGCCGCGTGGGCGTGCTGCGGGCATCCGCGCTGCTCGGCTGCAGCGCTGTGCTGCTGGCCGGCTGCGCCTCGATGCCGGACAGCGGTGACGTCCATGCGGTGAAGGCGTCCCAGCGGGCCGACACTCAGGTGCGGGTGTACCCGGTGCCGCCGCGCAAGGGCGCGACGCCCGACGAGATCGTCACGGGCTTCCTCGAGGCGATGACCAGTGACGACACCAACTTCGACACGGCGCGCTCGTATCTGACGCCCGCGATGTCCAAGAAGTGGAAGCCGGCGGCGAGCACCACGGTGCTGGCCGCCGCGCCGGACCCGGGAGCGCCGGTCGCCGGCGGCCGGGACAACCCCGGAATGAGCTACCCGCTGTTCGGTCAGCAGATCGCCACGGTGGACGCCAAGCACGCCTACCAGCCCATCACGCCGGCCGAGTACCGCAGGACCATTCATCTGTCGCAGCAGAGCGTGAAGGACAACGGCAAGGAGTGGCGGATCGACAGCCTGCCGGCCGGGCTGCTGCTCGGTGCGTCGGACTTCGAGCGCAACTACGCCTCGGTCAACAAGTACTACTTCGCGTCCGGGCGCAATGTGATGGTCGCCGACCCTGTCTACATCCGGCAGCGGATGGACCCGATCACCAGGATGGATCCGGTCACCCAGGCGGTCAGCGCGCTGCTGGAGGGCCCGACGAACTGGCTGAAGCCGGTTGTCGAGTCGCGGTTCCCCACCGGTACGGCTCTGAACCTGAAGGACGGCGTCAGATCGCTGTCGTTCGACGACCGCAACGGCCTGAAGGTGCCGCTCAACGACAAGGCGTCCCATGTGGGACGCCCGCAGTGCCTGAGGATGGCGGCGCAGATCCTGTTCACCCTCAAGGACGTCACCGCCGCCCGGGTGGAGCAGGTGGAGCTGCTGCGGCCGGACGGTACACAGCTGTGTGTCCTGACCAGCGGCCAGGCGGAGGAGTACGCGCCGGACCACGCCTCCGGCAGGCCGGACAACCAGTACTTCGTCGACAGCAAGAACCGGCTTGCGCTGCTGGCCGGCGGCGCCCGGGAGGTAGGCGAACCGCAGCAGGTGCCGGGCCCGTTCGGTGACGGCCGGCTGCAGATGAGCATGGTCGCGGTGGCGCGCGACGAACACACCGCGGCGGCGGTGGTCAAGGACAACAGCAAGCTGTTCACGGCATCCATCGCCTCCAACAGCGAGCCGGGCACACCGCTGGTGACCAGCCGCGGCGCCACGCGCGACAACCGGCTCTCCGCGCCCAGCTGGGACGGCCGGGGCGACCTGTGGGTGGCGGACCGCAACCCTGCGGATCCGACGCTGTGGCGGCTGGGGGGCGGCGAGGGCGAGCCCCAGGAGGTCAAGATCGTTCCGGGCCTGGACGGTGCCCGTATCGAGGCGCTGCGCGTTTCGGCGGACGGGGTGCGTATCGCGCTCCTGCTGACGAAGGACGGCAGGACCACGCTGCAGATCGGGCGCGTGGAGCGGCACGGCCCGCTGACCGAGCCTGAGGTGTCGGTGACGGAACTGCGTCCGGCCGCACCGCAGATGGAGACGGTCACGGCCGTGTCGTGGGCCGGTCCCAGCCGGTTGGTGGTGGTCGGCAAGGAGTCCGGTGGCGTGCAGCAGGTGCGCTACATCCAGACCGACGGTTCAAACCCGCCCAATGCGATCCTGCCCGGACTCAACCAGGTCAAGGCGGTTGCCGCCTCCGACGACGAGAGCCGTCCGCTGGTGGCGCACTCGGAGGAGGACGGCATCGTGCGGCTGCCGGCCGGTGCCAACTGGCAGACCCTGGTCGAGCAGGGGTCGTCGCCGGTCTACCCCGGATAGCCCTACCGGACCGCACCCCCTGTGGACAGCCGTTGTCCACAGGGGTGGAAGGGCGCTCCGGGCCGGGGCACAGTGGTCGCCATGCGGGGGTGGTGGAGCGAAATCACCGGTCTGGTCCTGCCCGTCGCCTGTGGCGGGTGCGGTGTGCCTCGTACGCAGCTGTGCGAGGTGTGCGCGGGCGCGTTGTACGGCGGCGTGGCACGGCGTGCCCGGCCGGTGCCGGAGCCCCGGGGGCTGCCCGTGGTGCATGCCGCGGCTGCCTACGGCGACGCGGTACGGGCGGTGCTGCTGGCGCACAAGGAGCGCGGTGCGCTGGGGCTCGCCGGGCCGCTCGGCACGGCGCTGGCGGGTGCGGTGCGGGCCGCTGCGCCTGAGGCCGGTCGTACGGGCGGGCCGCTGCTGCTCGTACCCGTGCCGTCGGCCCGGCGGGCGGTCAGGGCGAGGGGCCATGACGCGGCACTGCGTATCGCGCGTGCGGCGGCGGCGGAGCTGAGGCGTACGGGGACTCCGGCGACGGTCCTTCCGGTGCTGCGGCAGCGGCGCGCGGTGGCCGACCAGTCCGGTCTCACGGCCCGCCAGAGGGTCGCGAATCTGGCAGGGGCCCTGGGCGTACGGGCAGGGGGCGAAAGGCTGCTGGCGGGCGGCCGGACCGTGCTCGTGGACGATCTGATGACGACCGGTGCCTCACTGGTGGAGGCGGCCAGGGCACTGAGTGCCGCATTTCCCCACGGCTTTCCCGGATTCGCACAGCTGAGCGCCGCAGTGGTCGCCGTTCCTCCGCTGTCATGGGAAATAAACCGGAACTGACGGGGAACTCGCAACGTTGCAGGTAGTGAGAGAGCAAAAACGCCTGATCGGAGGTATGTGCTGGTAGCGGGTGCCGACACCCGTCCGGGCGAGCTATGTTCGGTTGTGAGGAATGGCGAGCGCCGTGCCTCGGTGAATGCACTGCCGTGTTTCCGGTCAGGGATTCGAGGCAGCGAGAACCTTGAAGTTGGTGGGGTGGAGATCTTGTCCACTGGGGAGGAGGAGGTGAAAGTCGCCAAGTCCGAGGCTCCGGTGACCACCGGAGCCTGGTGCAAGAGGGAGATGCTCCGCAGCGAGTGAGCGTGCGGAGTGATCCGGGAACGGAGTTCTGCGTGGACATCGTCGTCAAGGGCCGCAAGACCGAGGTGCCCGAGCGGTTCCGCAAGCACGTGGCCGAGAAGCTGAAGCTGGACAAGATCCAGAAGCTCGACGGCAAGGTGATCAGCCTCGACGTCGAGGTGTCCAAGGAGCACAACCCGCGGCAGGCCGACCGTTCCGACCGCGTGGAGATCACACTTCACTCGCGTGGCCCGGTGATCCGGGCGGAGGCCGCGGCCGGCGACCCGTACGCAGCGCTTGACATCGCCACCGGCAAGCTGGAGGCGCGGCTGCGCAGGCAGCACGACAAGCGCCACACGCGCCGTGGCAACGGCCGCATCCCGGCCGCGGAAGTGGCCGATGTCGTGCCGGGCGTGGCGGAGTTGAACGCCAATGGACGGCCCATCACCGAAGAGGCGGCGGATTCCGTTCCCACCACCAGGCTGGGCTCGCTCGAAGTGCAGGGCGAAGGGCCGCTGGTGGTACGCGAGAAGACCCATACCGCAGCACCCATGTCGCTCGACCAGGCGCTCTATGAGATGGAGCTGGTCGGGCACGACTTCTATCTGTTCGTCGACTCCGAGACGAAGCAGCCCAGTGTCGTCTACCGACGGCACGCCTATGACTATGGCGTCATCCACCTGGAGACCGATCCGCTGGCCGGTCCCGAGGCGGGCGGCGGCGCCGGAGGTGCACTCGGCGGCTGACCCCGTCAGCAGAACATGCGGTGCCCCTGGAGCGCCCTGTGCGCTCCAGGGGCACCCCCGTGCCACCACAGAATCACCGCACCGGTGCCCGGGCATGAAAGCATGGCGTGGCAAGCCAACCGATGCGCTGTGGACTCGCGTTGGCAGCTGACAACGTGATCTTCGTCCACGGCCTTAGGGGGAGGAACGATGGCGGACAGCTTCGGTCCGGTGCATCACCACCACGCGGGCGGCCAGAGTGATGGACGTGCCGACTCCGAGGAGGACACCGGCGCGTCCCGCAAGGAGCCGATCCGGGTTCTCGTCGTGGACGACCACGCGCTGTTCCGGCGAGGCCTCGAGATCGTCCTCAAGCAGGAGGAGGACATCCAGGTCGTCGGCGAGGCGGGCGATGGGGCGGAGGCCGTGGACAAGGCCGCGGATCTGCTGCCCGACATCGTGCTGATGGATGTGCGGATGCCCAAACGCGGTGGCATCGAGGCATGCACGGCCATCAAGGAGGTGGCCCCCAGCGCGAAGATCATCATGCTGACGATCAGCGACGAGGAAGCCGACCTCTACGAGGCGATCAAGGCGGGTGCGACCGGCTACCTCCTCAAGGAGATCTCCACCGACGAGGTGGCCACGGCCATTCGCGCGGTGGCCGACGGTCAGTCGCAGATCTCTCCCTCGATGGCCTCCAAACTGCTCACCGAGTTCAAGTCGATGATCCAGCGCACCGATGAGCGCAGGCTGGT encodes:
- a CDS encoding DUF4350 domain-containing protein, with protein sequence MTEVATGSTSLSPGNRQVWVRVRGPLLALALLVAAGIAIAALYSGDQHGRLDPRSADPYGSRAVAELLKDRGVSTHVVTTLDEAANAVGPDTTLLVATPDLLTTGQQEVLHTAADASGGRMVLVAAGPASADTLAPGVFTDAPTKVSTLDPRCSYPAADRAGSAELGGERYDTDAPGADSCYPSGGLPTLVRLDAADGGDTVLLGSPNILFNERLDKHGNASLALQLLGSRPELVWYLPSLSDASATQEDGTGTGTESGNEGDEDASSTFLDLIPSGWLWGTLQLAVAAALAAIWRARRLGPLVTERLPVAVRASESTEGRARLYRNANARDRAAASLRSATRTRLAPILGVHLVDAHSPETLLPAVSTHLPTGERDIHALLFGPAPADDTALIQLADQLDALEREVRTS
- a CDS encoding DUF4129 domain-containing protein, whose protein sequence is MHFAGGATAAHLLTRASDDVPVDTPRLPAREAAERELSKPMYHENDPNLLERGLDRFWEWVGGLFSSASGVAPGGLLGLVVIILVVIGLVAALWWRLGTPQRTPGSSDALFEDSPRSADQHRAAAEAHAAAGRWNQAVQERMRGLVRSLEERTLLDPRPGRTADEAAAEAGRALPAHATGLRAGAREFDDVTYGGRTSYRRAYEALRDLDLELEHAKPQLSDAAQGAAE
- a CDS encoding DUF7544 domain-containing protein, with amino-acid sequence MNDTPGWASPGSAPSEGHNSSVPRPSEPADESGPASKWSSEQPPPGQWSAPTGPGPHPVPGPPPPGWGGGRPGSGWGMPPAAKPGVIPLRPLGVGEILDGAVSTLRAHWRTVLGVTITVSVITQICSILVERYLLPEPPDVDPDATPSEALEQSLESMQASLIALGPTLLITVIGTLLTTAVLTVVISRSVLGRPVTLSDAWREARPRLPQLLGLTLLVPFMCAGIMFVGVLPGLLIGGAGIALSVAGGIAACGVIVWLWIRFALASPALMLERGGVITSLRRSAKLVQGTWWRIFGILALTVLLTFLVTMIIAIPFTIAGFAADSQSLSDLFSGNNPDFGWPFLIITGIGSVIASSITYPISAGVSVLLYIDQRIRREALDLELARAAGVSGYGSEPPGNHSAGG
- the mtnA gene encoding S-methyl-5-thioribose-1-phosphate isomerase encodes the protein MDDQYAQSPAAGEQSMLPTLRWDEPPEGPVLVLLDQTRLPAEEVELPCTDVPALVLAIQTLAVRGAPVLGIAGAYGVALAAARGFDVEEAAVLLEHARPTAVNLGYGVRRAVAAYRTALAKGADVEEAARSVLAAAKALHRADAEASRRMAGHGLALLEELMPGGGHRILTHCNTGALVSGGEGTAFAVALASHRAGRLRRLWVDETRPLLQGARLTTYEAARNGMSYTLLTDSAAGSLFSAGQVDAVLIGADRIAADGSVANKVGSYPLAVLAKYHHVPFIVVAPTTTVDPGTSDGASIEVEQRAGHEVTEIGVPRFDAAGMGGGGGLSTAPLGTQAYNPAFDVTPPDLVTAIVTEEGVLSPVTRGGIAELCVRSRQVTIR
- the mtrA gene encoding two-component system response regulator MtrA; translated protein: MMSTMKGRVLVVDDDTALAEMLGIVLRGEGFEPSFVADGDKALAAFREAKPDLVLLDLMLPGRDGIEVCRLIRAESGVPIVMLTAKSDTVDVVVGLESGADDYIVKPFKPKELVARIRARLRRSEEPAPEQLAIGDLVIDVAGHSVKRDGQSIALTPLEFDLLVALARKPWQVFTREVLLEQVWGYRHAADTRLVNVHVQRLRSKVEKDPERPEIVVTVRGVGYKAGPS
- the mtrB gene encoding MtrAB system histidine kinase MtrB, whose product is MSIGSGAPKPGEPGVRTERTAGPGRRPSRLGRLLHGGPLLQDGASGGPVPRLLMRWVRRPLLPAVRLWRRNIQLRVVASTLLMSLGVVVLLGFVVIGQVRNGLLDAKSKAAQSQAAGGFAVATDRANAPLGPGGADDGRNTRNSWRQDLVVQLASGGQGAFNVVALSADAEGGGSSRGPRTSGDVDPASIPESLREAVGQGTGTFETYLRIRYTDDVREPEPGLVVGTRLNDIEGNPYELYYVFPLAQEEQSLSLVRGTLATAGLFVVVLLGAIAWLVVRQIVTPVRMAAGIAERLAAGRLQERMKVTGEDDIARLGEAFNKMAQNLQLKIQQLEELSRMQRRFVSDVSHELRTPLTTVRMAADVIHEARRDFDPVTARSAELLGDQLDRFESLLSDLLEISRFDAGAAALEAEPIDLREVVRRVIGGAEPLAERKGSRIRVVGDEQPVVAEADARRVERVLRNLVVNAVEHGDGKDVVVRLAAAGGAVAIAVRDYGVGLKPGEATRVFNRFWRADPARARTTGGTGLGLSIAVEDARLHGGWLQAWGEPGGGSQFRLTLPRTADEPLRGSPIPLEPEDSRQNRERSESSAGPKSSGHRLASLPSQPGPELAPLGAPPRRAPHGVDPAALPGSGARVVARPAAERGEAAATQVSSDREDTTRGR
- a CDS encoding LpqB family beta-propeller domain-containing protein, with amino-acid sequence MGADPRRNGRVGVLRASALLGCSAVLLAGCASMPDSGDVHAVKASQRADTQVRVYPVPPRKGATPDEIVTGFLEAMTSDDTNFDTARSYLTPAMSKKWKPAASTTVLAAAPDPGAPVAGGRDNPGMSYPLFGQQIATVDAKHAYQPITPAEYRRTIHLSQQSVKDNGKEWRIDSLPAGLLLGASDFERNYASVNKYYFASGRNVMVADPVYIRQRMDPITRMDPVTQAVSALLEGPTNWLKPVVESRFPTGTALNLKDGVRSLSFDDRNGLKVPLNDKASHVGRPQCLRMAAQILFTLKDVTAARVEQVELLRPDGTQLCVLTSGQAEEYAPDHASGRPDNQYFVDSKNRLALLAGGAREVGEPQQVPGPFGDGRLQMSMVAVARDEHTAAAVVKDNSKLFTASIASNSEPGTPLVTSRGATRDNRLSAPSWDGRGDLWVADRNPADPTLWRLGGGEGEPQEVKIVPGLDGARIEALRVSADGVRIALLLTKDGRTTLQIGRVERHGPLTEPEVSVTELRPAAPQMETVTAVSWAGPSRLVVVGKESGGVQQVRYIQTDGSNPPNAILPGLNQVKAVAASDDESRPLVAHSEEDGIVRLPAGANWQTLVEQGSSPVYPG
- a CDS encoding ComF family protein, translating into MRGWWSEITGLVLPVACGGCGVPRTQLCEVCAGALYGGVARRARPVPEPRGLPVVHAAAAYGDAVRAVLLAHKERGALGLAGPLGTALAGAVRAAAPEAGRTGGPLLLVPVPSARRAVRARGHDAALRIARAAAAELRRTGTPATVLPVLRQRRAVADQSGLTARQRVANLAGALGVRAGGERLLAGGRTVLVDDLMTTGASLVEAARALSAAFPHGFPGFAQLSAAVVAVPPLSWEINRN
- the hpf gene encoding ribosome hibernation-promoting factor, HPF/YfiA family, whose product is MDIVVKGRKTEVPERFRKHVAEKLKLDKIQKLDGKVISLDVEVSKEHNPRQADRSDRVEITLHSRGPVIRAEAAAGDPYAALDIATGKLEARLRRQHDKRHTRRGNGRIPAAEVADVVPGVAELNANGRPITEEAADSVPTTRLGSLEVQGEGPLVVREKTHTAAPMSLDQALYEMELVGHDFYLFVDSETKQPSVVYRRHAYDYGVIHLETDPLAGPEAGGGAGGALGG